Within the Halichoerus grypus chromosome 2, mHalGry1.hap1.1, whole genome shotgun sequence genome, the region CAGGCATGTGGGGACATGTGGGCAGTAAGGGCCCAGCCAGcaaggaggcaggggaagggggcctaagctctgccccctctctctctcctgggttCCTTGGACTCCTCCAGGCTCCTGACTTCTAACAGGGAGGCCTGGCCCCgagcccaccccactcccctcagACCAACTGAAGGTCTTTCTACAgtttccctccccaccacccgcAGGGGGTTCCTGTCTCAGCAGGAATTCACACTGGATTGAAATGAGCAGCTGGGGCAGCCGGGATGAGAGAGTGTGGTGGTAAGCACTGATCAAAGACACTGTGTgtagggggggagggggagggggggcacgTGTGTGCTGGCTTGCCCACAAGTACAAAGAAATAAGAGACAGGATAAAAGGGAGAcgaagagagataaagaaagagtAACAGAAAGAGGCCCAGGGATGCAGACAGAGACTATACACTTAGAGagacatacagagagagacagagacaaggaaagagaacagagaggaaagcagaaaTAGCAAGAGATTAAGAAACCAAGAGACTGGAGACAGAGGAGCACAAAGACGCTAGGCAAGAGGGAGAGACGGAAAAGAGGTCAAGGAAAAAGGGAGGCAGAAACagagaggagaagaaacagagaCTGAGACTAAGGAGGAgtcacatttattcattaattccacATTTCCTGAGCACCCGGCATGGCAGGTGCAGCGTGAGGCACAGATCCGTGCAAGCAGACACAAATGGTAGGGACGAAGATGCAGCAATAAAGACAGAAACCgaggcagagacagaaagagagggagagagagagaaagggcagagggataAGAAAGAGTGGCAGAGACAAGAGGCCTGTAGGTAGAGAGGCAGGACCAGCTGCGGGACCTAGGGCAGCCTGGAGCCAGGGCAGGACCAGGGAGACCTGCCCCTTGAGCTACCCCCTCAGGCCCACCTCCAGCTGTGCAGTCTCCACCTTCCCCCACAGCTGCCTGGCCTCCCTCACCTGTTGGCTCTGGAGGAGGCTCTGACTGCTGACAgggcctcccttccctcctgccccccgccccccgagtcTTTGCCTGAACCCCAGCCCAACCTGGAGCAGGGGGACGTAGGAATTAGATGGGTATAGAACGCTTCCTTTCCACCCAGAGACCACTTTAAGACCAGGAGATAGGAGAAGGTTacctggggagaagggaggggctgAGTGTGTGGAATGAGTTTTCAGAAGAGCCAGAGTAGAAGCCTCTTCCTTCTGGGGTCTGTGTAGCAGCCCCCAGTACACTAAAACCCCCCTGAAATCCGGAACTGAGGGAAGGAGCCCCTTGTAGCACATGCTgagccctcccccacctcctcccccgtCATCCCTGAGAACATGCCGCAGAGAAGAGGGTGGGCTGGAGAGGAAGTCACCTACCCGCTGGTGCCAGGTCTCTGGGCCTGAGAGAATCGCCAGTCCGTGTTGGGCGGGGCTTGCTGTGGagaaaacagagggaaaggggcTGAGGACCCATAAGCAGTCAGAATGTCACCCGAGCcccggggctgggcagggagggaaagagggagatggacacagagaagaaaagaggataagaggagggaggggcagactcaTCTCCAAAGACAAAATGTACCCCAGGTCTCAGAGGTCTGAAGTACCAGAGGCAAAGAGATAAAATAACATTGATCTGACCACAGTGAGCACACCCCGACTCCTTTGCTAAAGAAAGAGCCCATTCCTCCCTGCCTGACTCAGAACTGCTGAGCTGAGATTCAAGGGCAGAAAGTATCTTCTGTGGAACCCAAGGGTGCAgagaagccccccaccccacccccccagggagAATTCCACCAGCCCTAGAAGGAATTTATTCAGCTCCTCAGCTGGGAACAAAGCCTCCTTGCAGCAAGATGGCCGCTGCTCTGGGTAACCCTTTTTGCGCCAGGTTGTGCTGTAACATATTCAGAAGGAGCCCTCCTCCAGGCCCTTGGCTCTTGACGACCCCTTCCCACAGCTAAACACATTATTAATTTAGGAGTCATGCCAGACTGATTCTTTGCAGGGCATCCAAGCCCCAGGACACCTCTCACCCCCAGAACTCTGCCAGACAATGGCTGTGACTGAGGAGGAGAGAACAAGGCCGCTCTGTCTGGGATAGAGAAAACTGCCgggatggagcccagcagagATCAAGCTCCCACAGCCTCCAAGCAGAGCCAGCTAAGTCTCCAGGGCTCCTAAGGGGCTGATCTGTAGTCATGTCCCACCTGGAGGACGGTGTGGGACTTTGGCCAGACGCTTCCCTCCTGAGACCAGAGGGTGTATTatcccatcacacacacacacacacacacacacacacacacacagcactccAAGAGCCATCTCCTTAACCATTCTGAGGTGTGCTGGTAATTAACTCTCACACTCACTCCCAGAAGCAGAGGAGAAATGTATCTCTGATTACACTGGGGAGAAGAAAGACCAGAGGCTGCCAAATGACTCACTCTGAGGCTCACAGGTGGCAGTGATATGAGCAGAACCCAGAAATTTAGCATCCCAGGTACACCATGAGTCACCAGCACCAGTCCAGGACTGCCGTGGGGAACGGTACTGGGATGCCTACTCCTCAGCCTTAGACACAGGAGAATCTACGCAGAGACGCAAGAACCATGACAGACTGGAAGAGAGTTGCTGGGCAAAACTCACAACCTATGTAAGGACGGCGGGTCCAAAGCGTGTTCAGTAAGGGCTGCTCAGGGATAAGGAGCCCCAGAAGACTTTTCTCTAACATAAAGCCCtaaaagggaaagaatcccaTCTATGCCCCATCCCAGCAGATGAAGACTGCCCTCCTTCCTCCAGCTTTACAAGTGCAAGCGACTCAAAGTACAAATTCTGGAGTTAGACCTGAGTTAGAGCTTTCTCTACCACTTACcctgtgaacttgagcaagtcaTGTGACCTTGGTGAAATTCAGTCATAAGGTGAGGAAGCTggtgtctatccaacaaaaatCTTGGGAAGAACGAGTGAGGTGCGGTACTCGGAGGAGGTATCGCAGAAAGGCTCTCTCAATCAGCTATCACATAGGGTTGTTGTTTCAAACTCTAATTCTGATTCGGTAGGGGCAGAGAGGAACGTAACTATAGTTTAAATAAAAGCTCCTGAGATTGTGGAAACTTGTGCCTTTTACTACTATAGTTGCCCCACATATGAGGGCCCCCTGGCATCTGGCAGAGGCTGTGGCTTTCCATCAGGCCGAGAAGGAAGGACTTGACGGAATCTCAGATACTTTGGCAACCCCCAAAGCCCTGACCCTAGATCACAGGAACACATCAAGGTTACGACGGAGCCAAAAGCCTATCTCTGAGTGTCCAGGGTCCAGGTGCTCCACGTTCCCACTTCCTGTGATAGGACAGGCAGTGACTGTCACTGAAGTCCCAGGCTGCCTATCCTACCTTTGGGCCCCAGGGTAGCTCAACCAGCCCCCAAGGCTTCTGGGCCGGAGGCAACGCTGACCTCTGCTCGGAGCCCCAGCGGGATGGAGCAGCCCACCCTGGCCCTAGAGTTCCCAGACTCATATTCTTGCACAGAGGTGACCTGGTCTAGCCCCAGGTGGAAGCAGGAAAAGGCTCCTGAGTCCTTGCAGGCCCTGGGAAACCACGCCATGGGATCCTCACCAGGGTGTGATCAGTCAGCTGTGAGTACCTCTGAGGCCAGCAGCCAGGTGGTTGGGAAGCTGTGAGGGGCCTGGGGACGGCCAGCGCATGTAAACTTGACAGCAAGCACTGGCAGTTAAAGGCGGCGTGCACGTACGACCAagtgctgggtgtgtgtgtgtgtgtgtgtgtgtgtgtgtggtgaggcaAGCCCATTGGTGCATGTGACCAGTGGGTGTGTTCTGCAGGGAGGACATGCTTGAAGCCTGGGTGTGCACCTATACTGTCTACAGACGCATTGTTTgacggggagggtgggggggagtagGGATGGCGGACATTAACGGTGAAGTCACCCATCAAGGGAGTAGAAAGAGGAAACCTAAAGGCTGGCAGAGCAAGCTGGCTCGGGAGTCAAGCAGGCTGGGTGCAGGAGTAGATTTGCGACTGACTCCACCCAGGACCACGCCCCCACCCAACCCCGGCCATAAAAGATTACTGGATGCCAGCTGGCAGGGATTGGTTCTACTTCCCCTCACCTACAATCACCACCACCTCCCGGTACTCAGAGTCCTATCCCCACTTTGGCGTTCCACGCAATCAGTCCAAATGGTCCCAAAAATCAGGTGGAGTGCAGGCAACACTGAGCTCCACGACCCCCTCCGCCCCCACgaccctcagccccaccccaagAGGAGCGGATGCAAAAAGTCCCTTTTGGGGATGGGCTGCTTCTCCATCGCAGCCCACAGGTGTCACCCTGGGCGGTGTGGAGCCCCTCACCTGGCTCCGCTCCCGCAGCGTATTGGAGCGGGACCGGTAGGCATCAGGCTCCAGCGCCAGAGCTGAGGGCTGCTGGACACTGAGGGGCCTGAGAAAAGTGAAGTCACTGCCATCCGAGGCTGGTGAGAAGCACGTCCTGTAGCAGTGGCTCTGCGGGTCCGAGGGCCGCAGCGTCACCTCCATGTACTTGAGCGTGCCGTCTGAGCTCACCTGCAGGTTGGGACTAGACTGCTTATAGAAGTCCCGAGAGGGGGAGTCCTGGCGCCTGCAGCACTGGCTCCCACCCCCATCCGCATCTGTGTGCCCCCGAAGGCACTTAGCTGACAGAAAGGTGAAGGTGACTAAGGATAAGAGACTGATGGCTGCAAGAGCCACAATGAGGTAAAGGGTAAGGTCTGAACGCTCAGGAGGGTGTGAGAGGAAATCGTTGGACTTGGGCATTTCCTCGGGATCCTCGTCCTCCAGAACCAGCAGCACCGTGGCTgtagaggagagggaagggtcaCCGTTGTCCCTCACCAGGACCACAACCTGCTGGGTGTCAGAGTCATCCTCCCGTAAGGCCCGGGCTGTGCGCACCTCGCCAGTATGTGCAGACACCAGGAACAGTCCTGGAGCCGTAGACTGTGGCAACAGTGAATAAGAGAGCCATGCATTGTGGCCTGCATCAGCATCCACAGCTGTCACTTTGGTGACCAAGGAGCCGGGAGGAGCAGAGCGAGGGAGACGCTGGGGGACTGAGAGTTCCCAGCCAGGTCTTGGGTGCAACACAGTTGGCGCGTTATCATTCTGGTCCAGGACAAACACATGCAGAGAGGTGTTAGAATGCAGTGGGGGAGAGCCAGAGTCTCGAACCCCCACCATGATCTGCAGCATTTGCAGCAATTCGTAGTCAAAGGTGCGTTGGGCAAAGACTCGCCCGTCCTCAGGGTTGACGTATACAAAGGAGGAAGCTGGGGCTCCCTGAATCTGATTCCCCACAATGGAGTAGGTGAGGTGAGCATTAACCCCGGTATCTGGATCCGAGGCAGCCACAATGCAGAGAAGGGAACCTGGAGGCCGGTTTTCTGGGATGTAAGCAGTATAGAGCTGCTGACTAAAGTAGGGTGCGTTGTCGTTAACATCTGAAATGTTGAGCCTGATGGTGAGATGTGTGTGCAGGGGAGGTGAGCCCGCATCACTGGCCAACAGTTCAATGATATAGTGGGAGGTGGTCTCCCGGTCCAAAGGCTGGCTGGTTAGCAGAGAGTAGTGGTTCTCAGAAGGCTTAATCTGAAATGGCAGGTCCGGGGAGATCTCAAGGCTCACCTCACCATTTCTCCCCGAGTCTCGGTCCCGCACATTAAACAAGCCCACTACTGTGCCCACCGGTGTGCTCTCCAGGATAGGGTTGACCAAAGAGGCCAGTAGTACCTCTGGGGCATTGTCATTGGCATCTCCCACATCCACCTGAATCATACAGTGGCCTTCCATGGCTGGCTGTCCCTGGTCACGGGCTCTCGCATGAATTTCATAGAAACTTGACTCCTCAAAGTCTATGGGACCCAACACGTGGATTGCTCCACTGCTAGGGTCTAGGCCAAAGAGATGACGCACTACCTCAGATGTATGGTCTCCGAAAGAATAGTCTAGCTGGCCATTGGTGCCCTCGTCTGGATCAGTGGCATTGAGGCGGAGTAGCAGTGTACCCACGGGTGTGTTCTCTGGGAGCCCCACACGAAGAACTGAGGACTGGAAGGTGGGGGCGTTATCATTGACGTCCAGCACTATGACAGAGATGAGGGTAGTCCCCGAGCGGGCTGGGATACCCCCGTCCACGGCAGTGAGCACCAGCTGATGTCTTGCCTGGGCTTCACGGTCCAGCTGCCGCTCTAGCACCAGCTCTGGGAACAGCTTCCCATCTTTTAGGGTCTTCACGTTCAGAGAGAAGTGGCTGCTGGGGCTTAGAGTGTAGAAGCTCACGGTATTGGTGCCCACATCCGGATCCTGGGCACTATCCAGCGGGAATCGTGCCCCAAGCGCAGCTGATTCTGAGATACATATCTCTCGCTCCGAGGTGGCGAAGCTAGGAGAGTTGTCATTGAGATCCAGGATCTCTACCTCTACGCGCATGAGTTCCAAGGGGTGTTCAGTCACCACCTGCACGGGCAGCAGGCAGCTCGTAGCGGCTCCACACAGGCGCTCTCGGTCAATCTTCTGATTCACTGCCAGAGCACCACTCACCAAGCTCAGGGAAAAATAGTGTCCATTCTCCTCAGACCCCAACCGCAGTCGGCGGCTCGACAGATCTGTCACCTTTAAGCCTAGATCCTGAGCAACATTCCCCACCAGCGTCCCCGGCTCAGACTCCTCCACCACTGAGTAACGAAGCTGCCCGGACACCCAGCCCCAGCAGCACAAGGACAACATGCACAGCACTTGCCATTTCCCAGCGAGCTGTGGGGGTGTCTCAGGCCCCATGACCCAGAAGGCCCTTCCTGGACACTGACTCTGTGCTGTCCTGTCTCCAAGGTAGACCCAGGTCTTGGAATGTAGCAGCTGAAATCCCTTATGTCTCCTTCCAGCCTCTTAAAAATTGCTCCGAGGTCTGTCTGCCTGCAGCAGTTCTTCTTAGTCACCAAatggcgggggtgggtgggggggggggatgggaacTGAATCTGAGTGGAGCTGGGGAAcagggggaggagaggtgggcaggaagagcagatcccccacctctgctctgaGTCTGATTGGCCAAAAAGTCTGTCTGCTCTCAACCAATTATGAAGTCTCCTTGGTCCTGGAAACCTTAGGAACAGGCAAATCTGTGTCAATGAAACCTCCTACCTCCCCACTCATTTCATGCTGCAGGTTGATTCAGCCCCCTTGGCAGCAAAGTTTGACAGCTCAGATGGTGCTCAACAGGGAAGACAAAGTGGTACAAAACTTCTCAGTGTTCTGTCCCAGCAACTTCCCTCAGGACTTCAGAAGCTCCCACTACTTTGCTTAAACCAACAAAATTGTGTCCTTCCAGGGGAGGCAAAGCCCATGTgaatgcccctcccccatcctgccAAACGCTGCTAAGTTGAGAGAAAAGATTTGTTAGGATCCTGTCAAGCCTTGTTCTGACTCTCCATCAATGCTTTGAGGAATCTCAATGTCAGCTGATGGTTCCAGGACTCAGCTTTTCTGAGCTCCCTTACTTGAGCTGTGGAATGAGCGTAATAGCTCGTGGTAGGGGGAATGTTCCCGGGACTGATCCAGGTCCCCCAGGAGAGTGACTAGAAGCTAGGCACGGTTTCTAGGATTTATGGTTTCACAACTCGACTTAAAGACTCCCAGAGTGGCTGTCTCTGAGTTCCTCAGCTGTAGACCAGTTTTCTGACATTAAGTGATCTCACTTACATCGCTTTTCCTGCCAAAGAAGTGATGCTCCCTTGCCCCCATTCTCCCATATCTAGCTCAAACCTCAGTGGGGACCTGACTGGGATTCCTGAAGATCTGGACTCTGCTTGTACCTTGATGCCCCCCTGCCCGCTTGGCTCTCTCCTCTTTGTGCTTCCTGCTGTTCCAAGCAGAGAGTTCTCTCGACATTGGGTTAGGGAGTACTTGATACTGTGGGGCAAATATATTAGTCCCCCTCAATTCACTGGGAAATGGTAACCTAGAGTCAAGGTAGTCCAGAATGTGGCCTCCTCATTCAGGAAGAGAAAGACTCCTCCTGGGTTTAGGCGACTGCCTGGGACATCCTACCCTGGTGCAGCAGAGCGTTCTACGCTCCCACAGTCTGGCAGCAGGCTTCCACAATACCCTGACTCTTGATCATTACCTTCATTTCTTACCCTCAGATAAGGGCATAACCCACCCCAAGTACTAATCTGTGACAGCTTCCTGATTATTCACAAAACACTTCTAAAGCACACCATCTACCACAGAGTTACCACTCACTACGGACTCTCACAGACAGACCAACGGTCGCTGGGATGTGACCCAGCCATAAGCCTGCATCAGAATAACCCTCAAGCGTTGGCTGAGCCTGCAAAGGTCTCACCTCTAGCCCATACAGAAGATCAGAGGGTGGGCAGCTTGGGCGAACAGGTTCCCCTGCCATAGGTGCACTGGGTGACTTCACCATCATGAAGCTATCACTCCGAGTGGGTGCAGAAGCCAAAGGTGTACAGCCATGAGAGTGGCCGCCCACATCAACAAACTTGATAGGGTCATCTGACCCTAGCTGGATTCGGAGGATCCCATTGGAAGGAGGAAGCCCCTCCCTCCTTCGAGATCGGGTGAGACAGGCACAGGTGCCAGCAGGAAAGCAGGTCACTCCACAGGCAGCCCCACGCAGACACTTCGAAAGTAGTGCCACGAACGAGCCAAAGGAGACAAAGCAAATTGCCACTAGTGATACGGCCAAGTAGAGGGTCAGGCGGGATTCTCCTTCCCTTGGAGCTGAAGATTCTCGAAGATCGGGGACAACTGGATGAGTATCTTCCTCCAAGGACACTAGTAGAGTAACAGAGGTAGAGAGTGGTGGGCTACCACTATCCTTTACCACAATGACCAGCTTCTGTGGTGGGAGATCAGCTGGGATGGGAACTGCTGTCCGTACCTCCCCAGCATAGCGAGAGACCGCAAACAGGCTGGGGTCTGGGGCCTCCAGCAACTGATAGGAAACCCAAGCATTGTAACCTGAATCCAAGTCCACAGCAGTCACCTTTGTGACTAGGTGGCCAGCACCAACTGATGGAGGCAGTGCTTGAGGACATAAGGAACCAGGCCGGGCTCTGGGGCGGAGCACAGCTGGGGCATTGTCGTTGAGGTCCAGCACAAACAGACGAACTGTCACGGTGCTACTAAGAGGTGGGTTGCCCCGATCCCGGGCCTGTACCTCAAACTGCAATGTCTGTGTTTGCTCATAATCAAAGGATCGAGTAGCATGAACAGCTCCTGTCTGGGGGTTCAGAGAGATAAAGGAAGAAGCTGAAACATCTCTatttctgggctccagaagagagTAGGAGATAAGTGCATTCAAGCCAGAGTCTGGGTCAGAGGCTGCAAGGGAACAAAGCAGGTCCCCTGGGCGATTGTTCTCAGGAACAAACACCTCATGTGACCTCTGGAAGAAAGAGGGTGGGTTATCGTTCACATCTGAAATATTGAGGAAAATAGTCCTCTGGGTACTCAGAGGAGGATTCCCAGCATCAGAAGCAGTGACCATGATGTCATAACTGGATTTGGCCTCTCGGTCCAAGGGCCCAGCAGTCACCAGGGAGAACTGGTTCCTGAAGGCAGACTTGAGGGCAAATGGCAGGTGGTCAGGAATACGGAGGCTCACATCTCCATTTGACCCTGAGTCAGGGTCCTGCACACTGATGAGTGCCACTACAGTGCCAGGTTCTGCACTCTCTGGAAGAGTCCCAAGCTCTGAGGTCACTGTGATGTGTGGGGCATTGTCATTTACATCTAGGAGATCCACCCGAAGGCTGCAATGTTGCTCCATGGCTGGAGAACCCCCATCGCGAGCCCGAATATCAAATTCATAGTAATTCTCACTCTCAAAGTCTAGGGGCCCCTGAAGGGTAAGCTTTCCAGTAGTCGGGTGAAGGCTAAAGAGGTTTCTCACACGATCAGGGGTGTGACCACTGAAAGAAAAGGTGACGTTACCACTGGGACCCAGGTCTGGGTCAGAGGCATTGAGCTGGATGAGCAGCATGCCGGCTGGGGCACTCTCCAACACGCTAATCCTGTAGCTGGATTGCTGGAAGGCTGGGGCGTTGTCATTCACGTCCAGCACAGATACCCGGAGCTCTGCGGTGCCAGATCTCGGGGGGTTCCCTCCATCCACAGCAGTCAGCACCAGGCGGTAGTCTGACTGCTTCTCCCGATCCAAAGGCTTCTCCAGGAGCAGCTCTGGGACCAGGCTGCCGTCGCTGCGCTTCTTGACATCCAGTGCAAAGTGTTCGTTGGAGCTTAGTCTATAGCTGCTGATAGAATTGCTCCCCACATCTGCATCCTGAGCCTTTTCCAAGGGGAAACGCTGTCCTGGAGGAGCGGCCTCCCCAATTTCCAAGTCCAGCTGCTGCCGAGGAAATCGGGGGGCGTGATCATTCACATCCACGATTTCTACCTCCGCTCGGTACATTTCCAAAGGCCCTTCGGTTACAAACTCCAGGGGCACGATGCAGCTGGTACTGAGTCCACACAGTGCCTCTCGATCAATTGGATTCTTGATGAGCAGGGTTCCGCTGTCCAAATCCACACGGAAGTGTCTTTGGTTCACCTCTCCAGCAACCTGCAGCCTACGAGCTGACAGACTCTCTGTATCCAGCAGGAAATCTTGGGCGACATTCCCTACAAAAGTCCCTTCCTGTGACTCCTCTGGGACTGGGTAGCGGATCTGCCCACAAACGTAACCCAGGTGGCAAATGAGGAACAAAAGGGTAGCCCCCCAGCAGATTTCTACCCAGCTTCCCACCTTGCGGAGCATTGCTGCTTCCCGCTAGCCCTCTACCTGGTCCTGGGAAGCAGAAGAAGCCGACCCGCCCCAAACGGCAACAGCAGCTGGAGACACCTCTCTCTCTTTCGTGGCGCCGTTCTGGCGCGCGGCTGGGCCGGCGCCGCAAGGGTTACGCGCCGTGTTTGCTGGTGGCGGGGTAGATTTGTCTGCCTTCCACCACCCGATTGGCAGACAGCAGCTCCTGGGCTCAGCCAATAGGCTGAGCAGAGAACATCCCAATAGCAGCAGGGTTAATGCGTCGCagcactggaggaaaaaaaaaaaccccaaaaacaaaaaaccacctaTCTTTTCGCCTTCCTCCCAATCAACAGCATTTCTTTCTATAGGTTTATTATCTCTATGAGAGGCAGACAACATGTATGTATGTTCTTTTGTCCCCCTAACACACCAACTTACCCCGCCCCTTTtcggtggggttgggggaggcgcGGGAAACAGACAGCCAGAGCCCTAGCAACCTGCAGCCCAGAGAGGAGTAGCCATTTGAGACTGGTCACTTTGTCCAAGCCAGTGTTGCCATCCACCAATATTCTAAATGGGTAGTTTCTACCTCAGTCTGATGTATTAGAGCAACAACTAATTAGAAGCAGTGCCATATACTCAAAACTCTGCCCCTCTGCAGATTATTCAGAAACATATCCATCTCTTTGCAGAAAGACTTACACATTAGTGTAGCCAATTAAATTTATGCAGCACACGTTTTTGTTGTAACAGGAGGTGCAGCAGAAACCAAATCTCTCTTACTCAGACACTAGCTAGTGATACACTGAATTACCATTCATGGATTTCAAGGACAGTATAGAAGGAGATGAAGCAAGGTGGAGGGAGCCAGGAGAGGGAGATGTTCCAAATCAGTAAAGAATCAGCGTGTCTGGGAGGCGCTAAGGACTAGATCTCATTACCTGGCAGAATGCTAATGTTCAGATTTAATAGCTTCCTTGAATGATTGCGTTCAGCCACTAACAGCTCTGTGCCCACAAATCCCCTTTATCTGACACCATGGTATGCTTGATTTGTTGTTAATTACCACAAGAGACAGTTTCAAATGAGCAAGCTTTTCACTTGGCCCCAGGGGGCCTCTTGGAGCTAGAGACTGGATTCACACTAGACCCTCCCAGGAGCCTGGCTACCAccttgcacacacacagaaacacagatcatCTCACACTGTAGTTACCTGCAAACTATAATCCTAGTGACAAACACATCaggagcacagagagaaaaatccaGCC harbors:
- the LOC118555229 gene encoding protocadherin gamma-C5 isoform X8, which translates into the protein MGPETPPQLAGKWQVLCMLSLCCWGWVSGQLRYSVVEESEPGTLVGNVAQDLGLKVTDLSSRRLRLGSEENGHYFSLSLVSGALAVNQKIDRERLCGAATSCLLPVQVVTEHPLELMRVEVEILDLNDNSPSFATSEREICISESAALGARFPLDSAQDPDVGTNTVSFYTLSPSSHFSLNVKTLKDGKLFPELVLERQLDREAQARHQLVLTAVDGGIPARSGTTLISVIVLDVNDNAPTFQSSVLRVGLPENTPVGTLLLRLNATDPDEGTNGQLDYSFGDHTSEVVRHLFGLDPSSGAIHVLGPIDFEESSFYEIHARARDQGQPAMEGHCMIQVDVGDANDNAPEVLLASLVNPILESTPVGTVVGLFNVRDRDSGRNGEVSLEISPDLPFQIKPSENHYSLLTSQPLDRETTSHYIIELLASDAGSPPLHTHLTIRLNISDVNDNAPYFSQQLYTAYIPENRPPGSLLCIVAASDPDTGVNAHLTYSIVGNQIQGAPASSFVYVNPEDGRVFAQRTFDYELLQMLQIMVGVRDSGSPPLHSNTSLHVFVLDQNDNAPTVLHPRPGWELSVPQRLPRSAPPGSLVTKVTAVDADAGHNAWLSYSLLPQSTAPGLFLVSAHTGEQAPPNTDWRFSQAQRPGTSGSQNGDETGTWPNNQFDTEMLQAMILASASEAADGSSTLGGGAGTMGLSARYGPQFTLQHVPDYRQNVYIPGSNATLTSAAGKRDGKAPAGGNGNKKKSGKKEKK
- the LOC118555229 gene encoding protocadherin gamma-C5 isoform X1; the encoded protein is MGPETPPQLAGKWQVLCMLSLCCWGWVSGQLRYSVVEESEPGTLVGNVAQDLGLKVTDLSSRRLRLGSEENGHYFSLSLVSGALAVNQKIDRERLCGAATSCLLPVQVVTEHPLELMRVEVEILDLNDNSPSFATSEREICISESAALGARFPLDSAQDPDVGTNTVSFYTLSPSSHFSLNVKTLKDGKLFPELVLERQLDREAQARHQLVLTAVDGGIPARSGTTLISVIVLDVNDNAPTFQSSVLRVGLPENTPVGTLLLRLNATDPDEGTNGQLDYSFGDHTSEVVRHLFGLDPSSGAIHVLGPIDFEESSFYEIHARARDQGQPAMEGHCMIQVDVGDANDNAPEVLLASLVNPILESTPVGTVVGLFNVRDRDSGRNGEVSLEISPDLPFQIKPSENHYSLLTSQPLDRETTSHYIIELLASDAGSPPLHTHLTIRLNISDVNDNAPYFSQQLYTAYIPENRPPGSLLCIVAASDPDTGVNAHLTYSIVGNQIQGAPASSFVYVNPEDGRVFAQRTFDYELLQMLQIMVGVRDSGSPPLHSNTSLHVFVLDQNDNAPTVLHPRPGWELSVPQRLPRSAPPGSLVTKVTAVDADAGHNAWLSYSLLPQSTAPGLFLVSAHTGEVRTARALREDDSDTQQVVVLVRDNGDPSLSSTATVLLVLEDEDPEEMPKSNDFLSHPPERSDLTLYLIVALAAISLLSLVTFTFLSAKCLRGHTDADGGGSQCCRRQDSPSRDFYKQSSPNLQVSSDGTLKYMEVTLRPSDPQSHCYRTCFSPASDGSDFTFLRPLSVQQPSALALEPDAYRSRSNTLRERSQQAPPNTDWRFSQAQRPGTSGSQNGDETGTWPNNQFDTEMLQAMILASASEAADGSSTLGGGAGTMGLSARYGPQFTLQHVPDYRQNVYIPGSNATLTSAAGKRDGKAPAGGNGNKKKSGKKEKK
- the LOC118555229 gene encoding protocadherin gamma-C3 isoform X10, which gives rise to MLSASHRDNKPIERNAVDWEEGEKIGGFLFLGFFFFLQCCDALTLLLLGCSLLSLLAEPRSCCLPIGWWKADKSTPPPANTARNPCGAGPAARQNGATKEREVSPAAVAVWGGSASSASQDQQAPPNTDWRFSQAQRPGTSGSQNGDETGTWPNNQFDTEMLQAMILASASEAADGSSTLGGGAGTMGLSARYGPQFTLQHVPDYRQNVYIPGSNATLTSAAGKRDGKAPAGGNGNKKKSGKKEKK
- the LOC118555229 gene encoding protocadherin gamma-C4 isoform X2, translating into MLRKVGSWVEICWGATLLFLICHLGYVCGQIRYPVPEESQEGTFVGNVAQDFLLDTESLSARRLQVAGEVNQRHFRVDLDSGTLLIKNPIDREALCGLSTSCIVPLEFVTEGPLEMYRAEVEIVDVNDHAPRFPRQQLDLEIGEAAPPGQRFPLEKAQDADVGSNSISSYRLSSNEHFALDVKKRSDGSLVPELLLEKPLDREKQSDYRLVLTAVDGGNPPRSGTAELRVSVLDVNDNAPAFQQSSYRISVLESAPAGMLLIQLNASDPDLGPSGNVTFSFSGHTPDRVRNLFSLHPTTGKLTLQGPLDFESENYYEFDIRARDGGSPAMEQHCSLRVDLLDVNDNAPHITVTSELGTLPESAEPGTVVALISVQDPDSGSNGDVSLRIPDHLPFALKSAFRNQFSLVTAGPLDREAKSSYDIMVTASDAGNPPLSTQRTIFLNISDVNDNPPSFFQRSHEVFVPENNRPGDLLCSLAASDPDSGLNALISYSLLEPRNRDVSASSFISLNPQTGAVHATRSFDYEQTQTLQFEVQARDRGNPPLSSTVTVRLFVLDLNDNAPAVLRPRARPGSLCPQALPPSVGAGHLVTKVTAVDLDSGYNAWVSYQLLEAPDPSLFAVSRYAGEVRTAVPIPADLPPQKLVIVVKDSGSPPLSTSVTLLVSLEEDTHPVVPDLRESSAPREGESRLTLYLAVSLVAICFVSFGSFVALLSKCLRGAACGVTCFPAGTCACLTRSRRREGLPPSNGILRIQLGSDDPIKFVDVGGHSHGCTPLASAPTRSDSFMMVKSPSAPMAGEPVRPSCPPSDLLYGLEQAPPNTDWRFSQAQRPGTSGSQNGDETGTWPNNQFDTEMLQAMILASASEAADGSSTLGGGAGTMGLSARYGPQFTLQHVPDYRQNVYIPGSNATLTSAAGKRDGKAPAGGNGNKKKSGKKEKK